The Pseudanabaena yagii GIHE-NHR1 genome segment AGTTGAGCGCGACAAGTTGAACAAGTACGGTCGTCCTCTTCTCGGTTGTACCATTAAGCCTAAATTAGGTCTTTCTGCGAAGAACTACGGTCGTGCAGTATATGAGTGCTTACGCGGCGGTCTAGACTTCACAAAAGACGACGAAAACATTAACTCTCAGCCTTTCATGCGCTGGCGCGATCGCTTCCTGTTTGTACAAGAAGCTATCGAAAAAGCACAAGCTGAAACTGGCGAAATCAAGGGTCACTACCTCAACGTCACTGCTCCTACATCTGAGCAAATGATGGAACGTGCAGCTTTCGCTAAGGAAATCGGCACTCCGATCATCATGCATGACTTCTTGACTGGTGGTTTCACAGCTAACACCTCTCTTGCTAAGTACTGTCGTGAAAATGGCTTGCTATTGCACATTCACCGCGCTATGCACGCTGTTATCGACCGTCAAAAGACTCACGGGATTCACTTCCGCGTTTTGGCTAAGTGTCTTCGTATGTCTGGTGGTGACCACCTCCACTCTGGAACCGTTGTTGGTAAGCTCGAAGGCGAAAAAGAAATCACCATGGGCTTTGTTGACCTCATGCGTGAAGACCACATTGAGCAAGATCGCTCTCGTGGTATCTACTTCACCCAAGATTGGGCTTCTATGCCTGGCGTACTCCCTGTAGCTTCAGGTGGTATCCACGTATGGCACATGCCTGCTCTCGTTGAAATCTTCGGTGATGACTCTTGCTTACAGTTCGGTGGTGGTACTTTGGGTCACCCATGGGGTGCTGCTCCTGGTGCAGCCGCTAACCGTGTTGCTCTTGAAGCTTGTATCCAAGCTCGTAACGAAGGTCGCAACCTGTGGCGTGAAGGCGGCGACGTTCTTCGTGAAGCTGGTCGTTGGTCTCCTGAATTGAATGCTGCTCTTGAACTTTGGAAGGA includes the following:
- a CDS encoding ribulose-bisphosphate carboxylase large subunit; the encoded protein is MSYSKTQSKAKAGYDAGVQDYKLKYYTPDYTPRDTDLLAAFRFVPQPGVPPEEAAAAVAAESSTGTWTTVWTDLLTDLDRYKGRCYDVEPVPNEDNQYIAYIAYPLDLFEEGSVTNLLTSLVGNVFGFKALRALRLEDIRVPIAYLKTFQGPPHGIQVERDKLNKYGRPLLGCTIKPKLGLSAKNYGRAVYECLRGGLDFTKDDENINSQPFMRWRDRFLFVQEAIEKAQAETGEIKGHYLNVTAPTSEQMMERAAFAKEIGTPIIMHDFLTGGFTANTSLAKYCRENGLLLHIHRAMHAVIDRQKTHGIHFRVLAKCLRMSGGDHLHSGTVVGKLEGEKEITMGFVDLMREDHIEQDRSRGIYFTQDWASMPGVLPVASGGIHVWHMPALVEIFGDDSCLQFGGGTLGHPWGAAPGAAANRVALEACIQARNEGRNLWREGGDVLREAGRWSPELNAALELWKEIKFEFEAMDTL